The DNA sequence GACCGGGTCGGGACTCCACTCCGACAGCCCGCGGCCGATCGTGTCGGGGCAGATGACGCGGTAGCGCGACGACAGGTGTTCAGCCACCTCGTCCATGTCGCGCCCGGTGCGCGCCAGGCCATGCCAGGCGATCACCGTCTCGCCGTGCTGCGCGCCCCACTCGGTGTAGTGGATCTCGCGCCCGGCGCAGGTCAGGTAGTTCGACGTGTAGCCCATGGGGACACCTTTTCTCCGTGCGGCACCTGGACGGCCCGGCCGTCCGTCTCGATCCGTCGAGCGCCCGCCGCCGGTGCCGTGCAATGCGGTCGGGCGATGTCGTCAGGGAAGGCAGGCCCGGCCTGCGTCGTGGCGGGGTCACGCTGCCTGCCGCGCATGTCCATCGGGGCGGTCCTTTCAGCGCACCGCGGCCTGCACCCGCTGGCGCAGCCGGCCGACGATGCCGCTCGGGAAGTGGTAGACGCACAGCACGAACAGCACGCCCAGCCACAGCAGCCAGCGATCGGGGGAAACGAGCTCGGAGATCACCGGCAGCCCTTCCACCGCGCCGGCCCCCAGCCGCATCAGGTCCTGCAGGTAGTTCTGCGCCAGCACGAACAGCGCGCTGCCGATGACGGCGCCGTAGATCGTGCCCATGCCGCCGATCACGACGATCAGCAGGATGTCGAGCATGATCTCGAAGGACAGCGAGGTGTCCGGGCCGTTGTAGCGCAGCCAGACCGCGAGCATGCAGCCGGCCAGCGTGGCGAACAGCGCCGACAGCACGTTGGACAGCGTGCGGTAGACCACGGTGCGGTAGCCGATCGCCTCGGCGCGGAAGTCGTTCTCGCGGATGGCCTGCAGCACCCGGCCGAACGGCGAGTTCACGATGCGCAGCATCAGCAGCACCAGCACCACCGCGACGACGAACAGCAGGTAGTAGCTGATGATGCGGCCGTCGATCAGCACGCCGAGGATCTCCTCCTCGAACGGCTCGAAGCTCGGGCTCAGCACCTCGGGCACGCGGAAGGTCAGGCCGTCCTCGCCGCCGGTGAACTCCGACAGCTGCGAGGCCAGCGTCTGGAATGCCGAGGCCACCGCCAGCGTGATCATCGCGTAGAAGATCGCTCGCACCCGCAGGCTGAACAGGCCGATCACCAGCGACAGCACGAGCGAGAGCGCGAGCGCCAGCACGATGCCGACGGCCAGTGCGTCCCAGCCGGCGCCCATGCGGCTGGAGGCGATCGCCACCCCGTAGGCGCCGATGCCGAAGAACATCGTGTGCGCGAAGCTGACGATGCCGGTGTAGCCGAGCAGCAGGTCGTAGCTGGCCACCAGCACGATGAAGATCAGCACCTTGGCCGCGACGTTGAGCGACTTGCTGCCGGGGAACGCGAAAGGCACCACGAGCAGCACCGCGACGATGAGCATCAGCGCCACCGCGAGCGCGCGGCTGCGGGGCAGGTCGTGAGAGAGCAGGCGTTTCAACATGGCGGGCACCTCCTGCTCAGCGGCTGGTCACGGGGTACAGGCCCTGCGGGCGCCACAGCAGGATGGCGACCATCAGCCCGATGTTGGAGAACAGCGCCACCTTGGGCGCGAGGAAGCCGGTGTAGTTGGCCATCAGTCCCACCAGCAGCGCACCGACGAAGCAGCCGAGCGTCGAGCCCAGGCCGCCGATGATGATGACGATGAACAGCAGCACGTTGATCTGCGCGCCCATCTGCGGCACCACCATCTGCTGGTACAGGCCCCACAGGACCCCGCCCAGGCCGGCCAGCGCCGAGCCGACCACGAACACGCCGACGAACAGCCGCTTGATGCGGTAGCCCAGGCTCTCGACCATCTCGCGGTCCTGCACGCCCGCGCGGATCAGCAGGCCGATCTTGGTGCGGTTGAGCACCCACAGCATGCCGACCAGCACGACCAGGCCGATGACCACCGCGAACACGCGGTACTTCTCGATCGCGGCATCGGCGATGAAGAACGAGCCGCGCAGGGCCTGCGGCAGCGGCAGCGGGATCTGCTGCGGCCCCCAGATGACCTTGATGATCTCCTCGCCGATGATCATGCCGCCCATCGTGATGAGGATCTGCTTGAGGTGCTGGCCGTAGACCGGGCGCACGACGACCCGCTCGAAGGCATAGCCGATCGCGCCGGCCACCGCCATCGCGACCAGCATCGCCGCGAACACCGCGGCCAGGTTGTGTGCCACCGAGGCGCTGCCGGTCCAGTCGCCCATCAGGCCGAACACGCTGGTCGCGACGAAGGCGCCCAGCGCGATGAACACGCCGTGGCCGAAGTTCAGCACGTCCATCAGGCCGAACACCAGCGTCAGGCCGGAGGCGATGATGAACACGATCATCCCCATCGCCAGGCCCGCAAGCGTGAGCGTCAGCCAGGTCGGCACCGAGCCGACCAGCGGCAGCGCCAGGCCCGCCAGCGCGAGCACCAGCAGCAGCGGGATGGCGTCGAAGCGGGCCCGCGGCACCTGCGCCGGCGTCGCCGTCGGCGGGGTCGCGGGGTTGGTGGAAGCGGCAGTCGCGGTCATGGGCGTTCCTCGGGATTGCGCGGTCTCTGGCATCACGTCACTGGTGGGCGGCGAGCGACAGGCCCAGCAGGCGGCGCTGCAGGTCCTCGTCCTCGGCCAGTTCGGCCATGCGGCCGCGGTGCACGACGCGCCCGTCGTCCATCACCGCGACCGAGTCGCCCAGCGCCTTGGCCATCGCGAAGTTCTGCTCGACCAGCAGGATGGTGGTCTGGGTGCGCTTGAGCTCCTGCAGCGCCCCGATGAGGTTCTGGATGATGGCCGGCGCCAGCCCCTTGCTCGGTTCGTCGATGAGCAGCAGCTTGCGAGGCTCGACGATGGCGCGCGCCACCGACAGCATCTGCTTCTGCCCGCCCGAAAGCTTGCCGGCCGGGTAGAGCCAGAACTTCTTCAGCGCCGGGAACAGGCCGAAGATCCATTCCAGGCGCTGCGTGTCCAGGTCGTCGACGGTGCGCGCCTTGCGCGCGGCCAGCAGCAGGTTCTCCTTGACCGTCAGGTCCGAGAAGATGCCCATGGTCTCGGGCACGTAGGCGATGCCGCGCTGCGCGATCTCGGGCGTGGACAGGCGCTGCCCCTCGCCGCCGATCGGCTGGCCGTCGAACGTGATGCGACCGCGGCTGGCCTGCCACAGGCCCATGATGGTGCGCAGCGTCGTGGTCTTGCCGGCACCGTTGCGACCCAGCAGCATGGTCACCTCGCCCT is a window from the Caldimonas thermodepolymerans genome containing:
- a CDS encoding ABC transporter ATP-binding protein; translation: MSTPVLQLDNVHTHIGAYHILHGVDFTVPQGEVTMLLGRNGAGKTTTLRTIMGLWQASRGRITFDGQPIGGEGQRLSTPEIAQRGIAYVPETMGIFSDLTVKENLLLAARKARTVDDLDTQRLEWIFGLFPALKKFWLYPAGKLSGGQKQMLSVARAIVEPRKLLLIDEPSKGLAPAIIQNLIGALQELKRTQTTILLVEQNFAMAKALGDSVAVMDDGRVVHRGRMAELAEDEDLQRRLLGLSLAAHQ
- a CDS encoding branched-chain amino acid ABC transporter permease encodes the protein MLKRLLSHDLPRSRALAVALMLIVAVLLVVPFAFPGSKSLNVAAKVLIFIVLVASYDLLLGYTGIVSFAHTMFFGIGAYGVAIASSRMGAGWDALAVGIVLALALSLVLSLVIGLFSLRVRAIFYAMITLAVASAFQTLASQLSEFTGGEDGLTFRVPEVLSPSFEPFEEEILGVLIDGRIISYYLLFVVAVVLVLLMLRIVNSPFGRVLQAIRENDFRAEAIGYRTVVYRTLSNVLSALFATLAGCMLAVWLRYNGPDTSLSFEIMLDILLIVVIGGMGTIYGAVIGSALFVLAQNYLQDLMRLGAGAVEGLPVISELVSPDRWLLWLGVLFVLCVYHFPSGIVGRLRQRVQAAVR
- a CDS encoding branched-chain amino acid ABC transporter permease is translated as MTATAASTNPATPPTATPAQVPRARFDAIPLLLVLALAGLALPLVGSVPTWLTLTLAGLAMGMIVFIIASGLTLVFGLMDVLNFGHGVFIALGAFVATSVFGLMGDWTGSASVAHNLAAVFAAMLVAMAVAGAIGYAFERVVVRPVYGQHLKQILITMGGMIIGEEIIKVIWGPQQIPLPLPQALRGSFFIADAAIEKYRVFAVVIGLVVLVGMLWVLNRTKIGLLIRAGVQDREMVESLGYRIKRLFVGVFVVGSALAGLGGVLWGLYQQMVVPQMGAQINVLLFIVIIIGGLGSTLGCFVGALLVGLMANYTGFLAPKVALFSNIGLMVAILLWRPQGLYPVTSR